From one Lactiplantibacillus paraplantarum genomic stretch:
- a CDS encoding response regulator transcription factor produces MKILVVDDDKEIAQLLEIYIKNEGYEPISAYNGREALTKLNTNPDIALMILDIMMPEMDGIEVIKEVRKDSQLPILVLSAKTGDMDKIQGLITGADDYVTKPFNPLEIMARVKSLLRRSENNVTTTEPDVLDIGPLTINKDSHEVKTLTGKDIQLTALEFGILYLLASHPNRVFSADDIFERVWQQESIVSAKTVMVHVSHLRDKIEEATDGEKVIQTVWGVGYKIESR; encoded by the coding sequence ATGAAAATTTTAGTAGTCGATGACGACAAAGAAATTGCACAACTATTAGAAATTTATATAAAAAACGAAGGTTACGAACCAATTAGCGCTTATAATGGACGCGAAGCCCTAACTAAATTAAATACTAACCCGGACATCGCATTAATGATCTTGGACATCATGATGCCTGAAATGGATGGGATTGAAGTAATTAAGGAAGTTCGGAAAGATTCACAACTGCCAATCTTAGTCTTGTCTGCAAAAACGGGCGATATGGACAAGATTCAAGGATTAATTACCGGCGCTGATGATTACGTCACCAAGCCATTTAATCCGTTAGAAATTATGGCACGGGTCAAGTCATTATTACGGCGTTCTGAAAATAATGTGACCACCACGGAACCAGATGTGTTGGACATTGGACCACTAACAATCAATAAGGATTCACATGAAGTGAAGACGTTGACTGGTAAGGATATTCAATTAACCGCGTTAGAGTTCGGTATTTTGTACCTGCTCGCGAGTCATCCTAACCGGGTCTTTTCAGCTGATGATATTTTTGAACGAGTTTGGCAACAAGAAAGTATCGTCTCGGCCAAGACCGTGATGGTGCACGTGAGTCATTTACGGGATAAAATCGAAGAAGCCACGGATGGTGAAAAGGTTATTCAGACTGTTTGGGGCGTTGGTTATAAGATTGAATCGCGTTAA
- a CDS encoding peptidylprolyl isomerase produces the protein MKYRLVGIGASLALAVILSGCQAKANTLVKSDAGSVTQTEVFKQIEDQAPTQQAVQELTLNKVLNQRYHVSQAAVTAKLKAFKRQAGANYHAILARNQLTEAHLKTQIKANLLLEKAITAKYPVTKAQLKKARTAYMPMTTVQHIATTNEKQAQKIIADLNAGASFDSQVKKYAHNRQLHTTAGRLAPFDSYTQALAPAVVQATAKLQVGHHVTKPVKAVATTDTEGQPTYEIIKVISRQSKAATVTNDDGKRVTVANYLRAQLQQQRMTDKQVQVATIRSLFKTAHVKVVDTHFVPAFSNYLTAKNA, from the coding sequence ATGAAGTATCGGTTAGTAGGTATCGGCGCCAGTTTAGCGCTGGCGGTCATTTTGTCGGGGTGCCAAGCCAAGGCTAATACATTAGTGAAGTCAGACGCTGGTAGTGTGACGCAAACGGAAGTGTTCAAGCAGATTGAGGATCAAGCACCGACGCAGCAGGCAGTTCAGGAACTGACGCTGAACAAAGTGCTCAATCAACGTTATCATGTCTCACAAGCTGCGGTGACGGCTAAACTAAAAGCGTTCAAACGGCAGGCCGGGGCAAATTATCACGCCATCTTAGCGCGCAATCAACTAACCGAAGCGCACTTAAAGACGCAAATCAAAGCTAATTTATTGCTGGAAAAAGCGATTACTGCTAAATATCCGGTGACTAAAGCACAGCTCAAAAAGGCTCGCACAGCTTACATGCCGATGACGACGGTTCAACATATTGCAACAACTAATGAGAAGCAGGCTCAAAAAATTATTGCTGACCTGAATGCCGGTGCCAGCTTTGATTCGCAAGTGAAAAAATATGCGCACAATCGGCAGTTACACACCACTGCTGGAAGGTTAGCGCCGTTTGACAGCTATACTCAAGCTTTGGCGCCAGCAGTCGTGCAGGCAACTGCTAAATTGCAAGTAGGTCACCACGTCACGAAACCGGTAAAGGCAGTTGCAACTACTGATACGGAAGGCCAGCCAACCTATGAGATCATTAAAGTTATAAGTCGGCAATCTAAAGCTGCTACCGTAACTAACGATGATGGCAAGCGCGTTACCGTGGCAAATTATTTGCGAGCGCAACTGCAACAACAACGAATGACGGATAAGCAGGTGCAAGTTGCTACAATTCGTTCACTTTTTAAAACGGCGCACGTTAAGGTGGTTGATACACATTTTGTACCAGCTTTCAGCAATTATTTGACCGCCAAGAATGCGTAA
- the guaB gene encoding IMP dehydrogenase has product MSNWDTKFGKKGYTFDDVLLIPAESHVLPNEVDLGVKLADNLQLNIPIISAGMDTVSESAMGIAMANQGGLAVIHKNLSIEAQAEEVKKIKAVVKDDDHPHAAVDANNHLLAVAAVGVTSDTFDRAEALFAAGADAIVIDTAHGHSAGVLRKIKEIRAHFPDQTLIAGNVATAEGTRALFEAGVDVVKVGIGPGSICTTRIVAGVGVPQLTAVYDSASVAQEYGKSIIADGGIKYSGDIVKALAAGGNAVMLGSMLAGTAEAPGEVVFDDGRQYKFYRGMGSVGAMSQAHGSSDRYFQGGVNEANKLVPEGVEGRVPFKGSVDDIIFQMLGGLRSGMGYVGAKDITALIENAQFVEISGAGLRESHPHEIQITKNAPNYSVNG; this is encoded by the coding sequence ATGTCTAATTGGGATACAAAGTTTGGAAAAAAGGGTTATACGTTCGATGATGTGCTATTAATTCCGGCCGAAAGTCATGTTTTACCGAATGAAGTCGATTTAGGTGTTAAACTTGCCGATAATTTGCAGCTGAATATTCCAATTATTAGTGCGGGAATGGATACTGTTTCAGAATCCGCAATGGGAATCGCGATGGCCAACCAAGGTGGTTTAGCGGTTATCCATAAGAACTTAAGCATTGAAGCGCAGGCTGAAGAAGTTAAGAAGATCAAAGCGGTCGTTAAGGATGATGATCATCCCCACGCTGCCGTTGATGCCAATAACCATTTGTTGGCCGTTGCGGCTGTTGGGGTCACTAGTGATACCTTTGACCGGGCTGAAGCCCTGTTTGCCGCTGGTGCGGACGCTATTGTGATTGATACGGCTCATGGTCATTCCGCTGGTGTTCTTCGGAAGATCAAAGAGATTCGGGCTCACTTCCCTGATCAGACCCTGATTGCTGGTAACGTTGCGACGGCAGAAGGCACGCGTGCTTTATTTGAAGCTGGTGTCGATGTTGTTAAAGTTGGGATTGGCCCTGGTTCAATCTGTACGACCCGGATCGTTGCTGGTGTCGGTGTACCTCAATTGACAGCTGTTTATGATTCTGCCAGCGTTGCTCAAGAATACGGTAAGTCGATTATCGCGGATGGTGGGATCAAGTATTCTGGTGATATCGTTAAGGCGTTAGCTGCCGGTGGTAATGCCGTGATGCTCGGTAGTATGTTAGCTGGAACGGCCGAAGCACCTGGTGAAGTTGTCTTTGACGATGGCCGTCAATACAAGTTCTATCGGGGCATGGGTTCCGTTGGCGCCATGTCACAAGCCCATGGTTCTTCTGATCGGTACTTCCAAGGTGGCGTGAATGAAGCGAACAAGTTAGTTCCCGAAGGTGTTGAAGGACGTGTTCCATTCAAGGGTAGCGTTGATGATATTATCTTCCAAATGTTAGGTGGTTTACGTTCTGGCATGGGTTATGTAGGTGCTAAGGATATTACAGCTTTGATTGAAAATGCTCAGTTTGTTGAGATTTCTGGTGCCGGTTTACGCGAATCACACCCGCATGAAATCCAAATTACAAAAAATGCGCCTAACTATTCGGTTAACGGTTAA
- a CDS encoding DUF1129 domain-containing protein encodes MSESETSKTPRNAAAGAKQAKVAERPIQEATELTKRNAEYMRQMRKSLDGTSLTAEKKTAVLNEMTTTLLAEQGRGTTARQLYGTVQERTEEIVNPKKTPVERQKANYWVTALDNGLMLFMIFCLMYGIMGFIGTNATKNSAGANGITAILITSAIGGLGVAKLFEYLMPAKDGKKVSLWKKILWSVLAIIVWMLVFTTMSMIQGPLNPVLPGIAYLIIAVVVFFARMWLKRRFNITTSMF; translated from the coding sequence GTGAGTGAAAGTGAGACTTCAAAGACACCCAGAAACGCAGCGGCTGGTGCAAAACAGGCCAAAGTTGCAGAACGGCCCATTCAAGAGGCGACCGAATTAACGAAGCGCAATGCCGAATACATGCGGCAAATGCGCAAGTCACTTGATGGAACGTCATTAACTGCTGAAAAGAAAACGGCAGTGCTTAACGAAATGACGACTACGTTATTAGCAGAACAAGGTCGTGGGACTACCGCCCGTCAATTATATGGGACGGTTCAAGAACGGACCGAAGAAATTGTTAATCCGAAGAAGACTCCTGTCGAACGCCAAAAAGCGAACTATTGGGTTACGGCCTTGGATAATGGTCTGATGTTATTCATGATTTTCTGCTTAATGTACGGGATCATGGGCTTTATCGGGACGAATGCTACTAAGAATTCGGCTGGTGCCAATGGGATCACAGCTATTTTGATTACGTCGGCTATCGGTGGTTTAGGGGTTGCTAAGCTGTTCGAGTACTTGATGCCTGCTAAAGACGGCAAGAAAGTTTCATTGTGGAAAAAGATTTTGTGGTCTGTATTGGCCATCATTGTCTGGATGTTAGTCTTTACCACGATGTCAATGATTCAAGGACCATTAAACCCTGTCTTACCAGGAATTGCGTACTTGATTATTGCGGTCGTTGTCTTCTTCGCCCGGATGTGGCTGAAGCGGCGCTTTAATATTACGACGAGCATGTTTTAG
- the ychF gene encoding redox-regulated ATPase YchF gives MALTAGIVGLPNVGKSTLFNAITKAGAEMANYPFATIDPNVGMVEVPDKRLDRIQELIPAKKVVPTTFEFTDIAGIVKGASKGEGLGNKFLENIRQVDAIVHVVRAFDDDNITHVTGKVDPQDDIETINLELSLADLEAVDKRLAKVQRAAKGSDKEAKAELAVLEKIKPALEAGKPVRSLEFNDDDQQIVKGLFLLTSKPVLYVANIAEDDMAEPENSKYFQVVADYAKQEGAQAIGVAAETEEEIAELDDDDKADFLAAEGVEEPGLNKLIRASYKLLGLETFFTAGGKETRAWTFRRGTKAPQAAGIIHSDFERGFIRVEVMSYDALDEAGSEAKVKENGKLRLEGKDYVMQDGDIVEFRFNV, from the coding sequence ATGGCACTTACAGCAGGTATCGTTGGGTTACCAAACGTTGGTAAATCCACATTATTTAACGCGATTACGAAGGCCGGCGCCGAAATGGCCAATTATCCATTTGCGACGATTGATCCAAACGTGGGGATGGTTGAAGTTCCCGATAAACGACTAGACCGGATTCAAGAACTTATTCCCGCAAAGAAGGTCGTGCCAACGACTTTTGAATTCACAGATATTGCTGGGATCGTCAAGGGTGCTAGTAAGGGTGAAGGACTTGGTAACAAGTTCCTTGAAAATATCCGCCAAGTTGATGCTATCGTGCACGTGGTCCGAGCTTTTGATGATGATAATATCACCCACGTAACGGGGAAAGTCGATCCGCAAGACGATATCGAGACGATTAATTTAGAGTTGAGTTTGGCTGACTTAGAAGCTGTTGACAAGCGTTTGGCCAAAGTACAACGAGCTGCCAAGGGTAGTGATAAGGAAGCTAAAGCTGAATTAGCTGTCTTAGAAAAGATCAAGCCTGCCCTTGAAGCTGGTAAACCAGTGCGCTCGCTAGAATTCAATGATGATGATCAACAAATCGTCAAGGGCTTATTCTTGTTGACGTCAAAACCGGTGCTGTATGTCGCTAATATTGCCGAAGATGACATGGCTGAACCAGAAAACTCGAAGTATTTTCAAGTTGTTGCGGACTATGCGAAGCAAGAAGGCGCGCAAGCCATTGGTGTTGCGGCCGAAACTGAAGAAGAAATTGCCGAATTAGATGATGATGATAAGGCGGACTTCTTAGCAGCTGAAGGCGTTGAAGAACCTGGTTTGAATAAGCTGATTCGGGCTTCTTATAAGCTCTTAGGCCTTGAAACCTTCTTCACGGCTGGTGGTAAGGAAACCCGGGCGTGGACGTTTAGACGCGGCACTAAGGCGCCTCAAGCTGCCGGAATTATTCACTCTGATTTTGAACGTGGCTTTATTCGGGTTGAAGTAATGTCTTATGATGCATTGGACGAAGCTGGTTCAGAAGCTAAAGTTAAAGAAAATGGTAAGCTCCGTTTGGAAGGTAAAGACTATGTCATGCAAGATGGTGACATTGTTGAATTCCGCTTCAACGTTTAG
- a CDS encoding DUF951 domain-containing protein, which yields MYDLGDIVEMKKAHPCGVNRWEITRMGADIKIKCTGCGHVVMMPRREFNKKLKKVLESKADQA from the coding sequence ATGTATGATTTAGGTGATATTGTCGAGATGAAAAAGGCACATCCGTGTGGTGTTAATCGTTGGGAAATTACCCGAATGGGCGCTGACATTAAGATTAAATGTACGGGATGTGGTCACGTGGTCATGATGCCGCGTCGCGAATTCAACAAAAAGCTCAAAAAAGTATTAGAAAGCAAAGCCGATCAAGCTTAA
- a CDS encoding ParB/RepB/Spo0J family partition protein: MASKDKDNKALGRGIGALFADVNEPASEETVVDLDLQDIHANPYQPRRTFDQTALKELASSIEKSGVFQPIIVRQPDAELNKYEIIAGERRFRASKLAHQITIPAIVRDVTEEQMMEVAVLENLQREDLTPLEEAEAYNSLMKKLKLTQAEVSKRLGKSRPYIANYLRLLGLPDGVKQYIQKGQLSMGQARTLLSLKDKSKLAPLAKRVVKDNLTVRQLEQIVARYNGEAKQPTKKVVAKKSPYIRASEEQLQEKFGTAVSIQAKTNKADQGKIEIPYLSNEDLTRILEILSIDLN; this comes from the coding sequence ATGGCAAGTAAAGATAAAGATAATAAGGCGCTGGGACGCGGTATTGGTGCCCTGTTTGCCGATGTTAACGAACCAGCTAGTGAAGAGACTGTGGTTGATCTCGATCTTCAAGATATCCATGCTAATCCATACCAACCACGGCGGACATTTGACCAAACTGCACTTAAGGAACTTGCCAGTTCGATTGAAAAGTCGGGGGTCTTCCAACCAATCATTGTGCGGCAGCCCGATGCCGAGTTGAATAAATATGAAATTATTGCTGGTGAGCGCCGTTTTCGGGCGTCTAAGTTGGCCCATCAAATAACGATTCCAGCAATTGTTCGGGATGTCACTGAAGAACAGATGATGGAAGTGGCCGTTCTCGAAAACTTGCAGCGAGAAGATTTGACACCGCTAGAAGAAGCTGAAGCTTATAATTCGCTGATGAAGAAGCTGAAGCTAACACAAGCGGAAGTCTCGAAGCGGCTAGGTAAGAGTCGGCCATACATTGCGAACTATTTACGGTTGTTAGGCTTACCAGATGGCGTAAAGCAATATATTCAAAAAGGTCAACTTTCAATGGGGCAGGCTCGGACATTATTGTCTTTGAAGGATAAGTCCAAATTGGCTCCCTTGGCAAAGCGGGTCGTTAAGGATAACTTGACGGTTCGTCAGTTGGAACAAATTGTGGCGCGTTACAATGGTGAAGCGAAGCAACCTACTAAAAAAGTTGTGGCTAAGAAGTCGCCCTATATTCGTGCAAGTGAGGAACAATTACAAGAAAAATTTGGAACAGCGGTTTCAATCCAAGCTAAGACGAATAAGGCTGATCAAGGGAAAATTGAGATTCCGTACTTATCAAATGAAGATTTGACGCGGATTTTAGAAATTCTCAGCATTGATTTAAATTAA
- a CDS encoding ParA family protein — MGTVIALANQKGGVGKTTTSINLGASLVELGQKVLLIDTDAQGNATSGLGVQKSTIEREIYDVLINDVPIKETIIPTSHKGLDIVPATIQLSGAEIELTPMMARETRLRDAIDDVKDDYDYILIDCPPSLGLLTINAFTACDSILIPVQSEYYALEGLSQLLNTIKLVQKHFNKQLRIEGVLLTMYDARTNLGAQVNEEVRKYFKEAVYKTIIPRNVRLSEAPSHGLSIVDYDARSKGAQVYLALAKEVLAAHGK, encoded by the coding sequence ATGGGAACCGTAATTGCACTTGCTAACCAAAAAGGTGGCGTTGGCAAGACGACCACGAGTATTAATCTCGGGGCTAGTCTGGTCGAATTAGGCCAAAAAGTTTTATTAATTGATACGGATGCGCAAGGGAATGCGACCAGTGGTTTAGGGGTTCAAAAGTCGACCATCGAACGTGAAATTTATGACGTTTTAATCAATGACGTTCCCATTAAAGAAACCATTATCCCAACGAGTCATAAGGGCTTAGATATTGTTCCGGCTACAATTCAACTTTCTGGAGCGGAAATCGAACTGACACCGATGATGGCACGTGAGACCCGCTTACGTGATGCCATCGATGATGTGAAGGATGATTATGATTATATTTTGATCGATTGTCCACCGTCGTTAGGCTTGCTGACCATTAATGCGTTTACGGCTTGTGATTCGATTTTAATTCCAGTCCAAAGTGAGTACTACGCGTTGGAAGGGTTGAGTCAGTTATTAAATACAATCAAGCTTGTCCAAAAACATTTTAATAAACAGTTGCGAATTGAAGGCGTGCTACTGACCATGTATGATGCCCGTACGAATCTTGGCGCACAAGTTAACGAAGAAGTGCGTAAATATTTCAAGGAGGCTGTCTACAAGACAATTATTCCCCGCAATGTGCGGTTGTCTGAAGCGCCTAGTCACGGTCTATCAATTGTAGATTACGATGCTCGTTCAAAGGGTGCACAAGTATACTTAGCTCTAGCAAAGGAAGTGTTGGCCGCTCATGGCAAGTAA
- the noc gene encoding nucleoid occlusion protein encodes MAFSLFGSNRDKHKAEPVAAPTDQQIVRIPVTAIIPNRFQPRQVFDEAGIAELAATIADHGLLQPIVLREYEPQKYEIIAGERRFRAISSLHWADVPAIIQKMDDGETASMALIENLQRQDLTAIEEARAYQELMELNQLTQSALAKELGKSQSLVANKLRLLKLAQPVQTALLQRQISERHGRALLNLAVDQQEAILKQVLADQLTVKETEQLVAKTQTPPKPKRKRARGLTGDTRIAVNTIKKSIKMVTDAGLPVKTHEENTDDGYRITIEIPKKQPRGDQ; translated from the coding sequence ATGGCATTTTCATTATTTGGTTCTAATCGTGATAAGCATAAAGCCGAGCCGGTTGCAGCACCAACGGATCAACAAATTGTCCGTATTCCGGTCACTGCTATTATTCCCAATCGGTTTCAACCCCGACAAGTCTTTGACGAGGCTGGCATTGCTGAACTAGCGGCCACCATCGCAGATCATGGCCTGTTGCAGCCAATCGTCTTACGGGAATATGAACCACAGAAATACGAGATTATTGCTGGTGAACGGCGTTTTCGGGCCATCTCCTCACTGCACTGGGCGGACGTGCCCGCGATTATTCAAAAGATGGACGATGGTGAGACGGCTTCGATGGCGTTGATTGAGAATTTGCAGCGACAAGATTTAACGGCGATTGAAGAGGCTCGGGCCTATCAAGAATTGATGGAGCTCAACCAGTTAACGCAATCGGCATTAGCTAAGGAATTGGGGAAAAGTCAGTCGTTAGTAGCGAATAAGTTGCGATTACTGAAGTTAGCTCAGCCAGTTCAAACGGCGTTGCTTCAACGTCAGATTAGTGAACGGCATGGTCGGGCGTTACTCAATTTGGCTGTTGACCAGCAGGAAGCAATCTTAAAACAGGTGCTTGCTGATCAATTAACGGTCAAAGAAACAGAACAGCTAGTGGCGAAGACCCAAACGCCGCCGAAGCCCAAACGCAAACGTGCACGGGGGTTGACCGGTGATACGCGAATTGCTGTGAATACGATCAAAAAATCAATTAAGATGGTGACCGATGCCGGCTTACCCGTAAAGACCCACGAAGAAAATACGGATGATGGCTATCGGATTACGATTGAGATTCCAAAAAAACAACCAAGGGGTGATCAATAA
- the rsmG gene encoding 16S rRNA (guanine(527)-N(7))-methyltransferase RsmG, whose protein sequence is MNPEEFKQALAQHGIALTAKQLAQFATYFQLLVTTNQQFNLTTITAEPEVYLKHFYDSLTPAFYVPALRDQPFTICDVGAGAGFPSIPLKIAFPQLQVTIVDSLNKRINFLNELVQQLGLDGVQTFHDRAETFAGKKSVHRESYDVVTARAVARLSVLSELCLPLAKIGGQMIALKAANARTETAEGTYAVQQLGGKIVQDEAFTLPVTDDLRHIIVIDKKKPSPKRYPRKPGTPAKQPLTAPM, encoded by the coding sequence ATGAATCCAGAAGAATTTAAACAAGCGTTGGCCCAACATGGGATTGCGCTGACAGCCAAGCAGTTGGCACAGTTTGCAACGTACTTTCAGTTGTTGGTCACGACTAATCAGCAGTTTAATCTGACGACGATTACGGCCGAACCAGAAGTTTATCTCAAACATTTTTATGATTCACTAACGCCCGCGTTTTATGTTCCCGCGTTACGTGATCAGCCGTTCACGATTTGTGATGTTGGTGCCGGTGCCGGCTTCCCGTCGATTCCGTTGAAAATTGCGTTTCCACAATTACAGGTGACCATTGTTGATTCATTGAACAAGCGGATCAACTTTTTGAATGAGCTAGTGCAACAATTGGGATTAGATGGTGTCCAAACATTCCATGATCGGGCTGAAACTTTTGCTGGCAAAAAATCGGTGCATCGTGAAAGTTACGATGTGGTGACGGCTCGCGCGGTGGCACGGTTATCAGTCTTAAGTGAGCTATGTCTACCATTAGCTAAGATTGGCGGTCAGATGATTGCCTTGAAGGCTGCTAATGCGCGCACTGAAACCGCCGAAGGAACTTATGCTGTTCAGCAATTAGGTGGCAAAATCGTTCAGGATGAGGCCTTTACACTGCCAGTTACCGATGATCTACGTCATATCATTGTTATTGATAAGAAGAAGCCGTCACCGAAGCGTTATCCACGTAAGCCGGGAACTCCGGCCAAACAGCCGTTAACGGCACCAATGTAA
- a CDS encoding NupC/NupG family nucleoside CNT transporter, translated as MVFNLVVNIIGIVVFIAIAYLFSKQKHAINWRSVGVMLVLEVLLAWFLTGSQVGVDAVKAAADGFTWLVNVSYDGIAFALASWVNVKSMDFVTSSLLPILLIVPLFDILTYIGVLPWIIKWVGRGLAYITGQPKFESFFVVEMMFLGNTEALAVSQLQLKQMKAQRNLTIAMMSMSCVTASILGAYIKMMPGQFILTAVPMNVLNAAIIAAILNPVEVKPEEDTIAKISGSAAVEETTATTETSGSEELANEQVKEVKPAREPFFSFLGDSILGAGRLILIIAANVIAFVALAKLIDKLLGLINSNLSLENIFGVVMFPFAWLLGFNPSDAFQMASYMGTKLVTNEFVVMGEVSSKVNDFAPHFRAVLTVFLTSFANFSTIGMIIGAFKGIVDREKNDLISRNVGYMLLSGILVSLLSAGVVGLFVW; from the coding sequence ATGGTCTTTAACTTGGTAGTTAATATTATTGGGATTGTGGTTTTTATTGCCATTGCCTACTTATTCTCCAAGCAAAAGCACGCCATTAACTGGCGTTCAGTTGGTGTCATGTTAGTATTAGAAGTCTTATTGGCATGGTTCTTAACGGGTTCACAAGTTGGTGTCGACGCGGTCAAAGCGGCGGCCGATGGGTTTACTTGGCTCGTCAATGTGTCATACGATGGGATCGCCTTTGCGTTAGCTAGTTGGGTTAACGTTAAGTCAATGGACTTCGTCACTAGTTCATTATTACCAATCTTGTTGATTGTGCCATTATTCGATATTTTAACTTATATTGGCGTATTACCATGGATTATCAAATGGGTTGGCCGTGGGTTAGCTTACATTACGGGTCAACCAAAGTTCGAATCATTCTTCGTTGTTGAAATGATGTTCTTAGGCAACACGGAAGCCCTCGCTGTTTCACAATTACAATTGAAGCAGATGAAGGCACAACGAAACTTGACGATTGCAATGATGTCAATGAGTTGTGTGACGGCGTCGATTTTAGGGGCTTATATTAAGATGATGCCTGGGCAATTCATCTTGACGGCGGTACCAATGAACGTCTTAAACGCTGCCATTATTGCTGCTATCTTGAATCCGGTCGAAGTTAAACCAGAAGAAGATACCATTGCGAAAATCTCTGGTAGTGCTGCGGTTGAAGAAACCACGGCAACTACTGAAACGAGTGGCTCTGAAGAATTAGCTAATGAACAAGTTAAGGAAGTCAAACCAGCTCGCGAACCATTCTTCTCTTTCTTAGGTGATTCAATCTTAGGCGCGGGTCGCTTGATTTTGATTATTGCTGCTAACGTTATTGCTTTCGTGGCGTTGGCCAAATTAATTGATAAGTTATTAGGCTTGATCAATAGTAATTTATCACTTGAAAACATCTTTGGGGTAGTCATGTTCCCATTCGCATGGTTACTTGGCTTTAACCCAAGCGATGCTTTTCAGATGGCGTCATACATGGGGACGAAATTAGTAACGAACGAATTCGTTGTCATGGGTGAAGTTTCCAGCAAAGTTAACGATTTTGCACCGCATTTCCGAGCAGTCTTAACGGTCTTCTTAACGTCCTTCGCGAACTTCTCAACGATTGGGATGATTATTGGGGCCTTCAAGGGAATCGTTGATCGTGAAAAGAACGATTTGATTTCACGGAACGTTGGGTACATGCTATTATCTGGTATCTTAGTTTCCTTACTATCAGCTGGTGTGGTTGGCTTATTTGTTTGGTAG
- a CDS encoding alpha/beta hydrolase, which yields MKATTKQVLTGAAWLAILLAMIGGVMLWQHQVRKAKPLTTVTVTSTERIPMVLLLDSHLTHNQKQQLITNIQHTSASQSMVTATITTTGAVTFKGQLLNSDNRPYLQVQLPTAVNAEQQAQLIKRVLTLAQQHFEFQRFNLIGYGTGGLSATNYVEHTTTHLTPQHLILIATPFNGTSQQNNHRHKTTPVASKSQTTTLAKLIAHRQSISPKLKVLIIAEKVVKAKQSLPLQSALAGQSVFKPVVKSYRQKILRSWRTQSDLLDNRQIGNAIQSFTD from the coding sequence ATGAAAGCAACGACAAAACAAGTATTGACGGGTGCTGCCTGGCTAGCAATTCTACTGGCAATGATCGGTGGCGTAATGCTTTGGCAACATCAAGTTCGTAAAGCTAAACCACTTACCACAGTGACTGTGACTTCGACTGAGCGCATTCCGATGGTGCTCTTACTAGACAGCCACTTAACGCATAATCAAAAACAACAGTTGATCACTAACATTCAGCATACTAGCGCATCACAAAGTATGGTAACCGCTACGATCACCACGACTGGCGCCGTCACGTTTAAGGGCCAACTTCTTAACAGTGACAACCGCCCCTACTTACAAGTCCAATTACCGACCGCTGTGAATGCTGAGCAACAGGCTCAGTTAATCAAACGAGTGCTGACACTCGCGCAACAACATTTTGAATTTCAGCGATTCAACCTTATTGGTTACGGCACCGGTGGCCTGTCAGCCACTAACTATGTTGAGCATACAACGACACACCTAACACCACAACATCTTATACTGATAGCTACACCTTTTAACGGTACTAGTCAACAAAACAATCATCGTCATAAAACAACGCCCGTTGCGTCTAAATCACAAACGACCACACTAGCTAAGTTGATTGCGCACCGCCAGTCCATCAGTCCCAAGCTAAAAGTCCTAATTATCGCGGAAAAAGTGGTCAAAGCTAAGCAATCCTTGCCACTTCAAAGCGCATTAGCTGGCCAATCCGTATTCAAACCAGTCGTAAAGAGCTACCGACAGAAGATCTTGCGTTCATGGCGGACCCAATCTGACTTACTGGACAACCGCCAAATTGGTAATGCGATTCAGTCCTTTACCGATTAA